One Leptospira wolbachii serovar Codice str. CDC genomic region harbors:
- the sufB gene encoding Fe-S cluster assembly protein SufB, translated as MESTASLDKATFEFYKPDNFPKGLTRKVVESISHIKNEPSWLAEFRLKAFEVYEQKPMPTWGFIPQFHINIDDYVHYVGSNQKKKKSWDEVDPEILRSFEKLGIPEHERKYLAGIETMNDSETIYANVKKELTDLGIIFCDIDTAIKEYPELVREYLGTVVTIGDNKFSALNSAVFSGGSFAYIPKGVKTPMPLQAYFKVTAASSGQYERTLLIADEGAHLEYSEGCTSVQDKGTNFHTAVVELVAKKKSKIFYTTIQNWKKNMYNWTVKRGICEEAAHITWTDCNIGANTIKYPGIILKGDHSTGDVLSLAFAGSGQVQDTGARIIHVGKNTRSNILAKGVALDGGINSYRGLVKFEPSSKGSYSHIKCDGLMMDNRSQSHAYPYNDVSGEEGTLNYEATVSKIDDDQLFYLQSRGMSEDDAKLLIINGFCEGVTKHLDVEYSVEMTKLIKMILEDGKVIAEK; from the coding sequence ATGGAATCTACAGCCAGTTTAGACAAGGCAACTTTTGAATTTTACAAACCAGATAATTTTCCAAAGGGACTCACTCGTAAGGTTGTAGAATCCATCTCTCATATCAAAAACGAACCAAGTTGGCTTGCTGAATTTCGTTTGAAGGCTTTTGAAGTCTATGAACAAAAACCCATGCCTACTTGGGGGTTCATTCCTCAATTTCATATTAATATCGATGACTATGTACATTACGTGGGTTCCAACCAAAAGAAGAAAAAATCTTGGGATGAAGTGGATCCAGAAATCCTACGAAGTTTTGAAAAGTTAGGAATTCCTGAACACGAAAGGAAGTATCTTGCGGGAATCGAAACCATGAACGATTCCGAAACCATCTATGCCAATGTCAAAAAAGAACTTACCGATCTCGGAATCATTTTCTGCGACATTGATACTGCCATCAAAGAGTATCCGGAACTCGTTCGGGAGTATTTGGGAACTGTGGTTACCATTGGAGACAATAAATTCTCGGCTCTAAATTCAGCAGTCTTTAGCGGGGGTTCTTTTGCTTACATTCCTAAAGGAGTCAAAACTCCTATGCCTCTTCAGGCTTATTTTAAAGTAACGGCTGCAAGTTCCGGACAATATGAACGGACACTCCTTATTGCTGACGAGGGTGCACATTTAGAATACAGTGAAGGCTGCACTTCTGTCCAAGATAAGGGTACGAATTTCCACACAGCCGTTGTAGAGCTTGTTGCTAAAAAAAAATCTAAGATCTTTTATACCACCATCCAAAATTGGAAAAAGAATATGTACAATTGGACCGTGAAACGGGGGATATGCGAAGAAGCGGCCCACATCACCTGGACTGATTGTAATATTGGTGCCAATACCATCAAATACCCTGGGATCATCTTAAAAGGAGATCATTCTACTGGGGATGTTCTTTCCTTAGCTTTTGCCGGCAGTGGCCAGGTGCAAGATACGGGAGCTCGGATCATCCATGTGGGAAAAAATACAAGGTCCAATATCCTTGCAAAAGGTGTGGCACTAGACGGGGGAATCAATTCTTACCGCGGGCTTGTGAAGTTTGAACCATCGAGCAAAGGTTCCTATAGTCATATCAAATGTGATGGGCTGATGATGGACAACCGATCTCAGTCCCATGCTTATCCGTACAACGATGTGTCAGGAGAAGAGGGAACTCTGAACTACGAAGCCACCGTTTCCAAAATTGATGATGACCAATTGTTTTACTTGCAATCCCGAGGGATGTCTGAAGACGACGCGAAGTTACTCATCATCAACGGATTTTGCGAAGGGGTCACCAAACATTTGGATGTGGAATATTCTGTGGAAATGACAAAACTTATCAAAATGATTTTGGAAGATGGGAAGGTCATTGCCGAAAAATAA
- a CDS encoding transmembrane 220 family protein, whose translation MKLFRILCIPTFLYFAYLQLNDPDPYLWFPIYAFVAVIALAGFYRQVPPFVGWILIPVYLVLAGYYYMQAPYFGMEVEEVREYLGLLIASAALAVLVFKK comes from the coding sequence ATGAAACTCTTTCGAATTCTTTGTATCCCCACCTTCCTGTACTTTGCTTATTTGCAATTGAATGACCCAGACCCCTACCTCTGGTTCCCCATTTATGCTTTTGTGGCTGTTATTGCCCTAGCTGGATTCTATCGTCAGGTGCCCCCATTTGTTGGATGGATCCTAATACCAGTTTATTTAGTCTTAGCGGGATATTACTACATGCAAGCTCCCTACTTTGGGATGGAAGTGGAAGAAGTGCGAGAATATTTGGGGCTCTTAATCGCAAGTGCTGCATTGGCCGTGCTTGTTTTTAAAAAGTAA
- a CDS encoding Cys-rich protein, which yields MKHGKWILTLAIAVFFINCQDIVEKKCQAACEVFVTCTEEELKLTLAPDVKRTGRIQCMDGCTTHNSDILQCYDQEPNSCKGFGQCLLQIGTLE from the coding sequence GTGAAACACGGTAAATGGATCTTAACTCTTGCGATAGCTGTCTTTTTTATCAATTGCCAAGATATCGTCGAAAAAAAATGCCAGGCAGCTTGCGAAGTATTTGTCACTTGTACTGAGGAAGAACTTAAACTCACGCTTGCCCCTGATGTCAAACGTACAGGCCGCATCCAATGTATGGACGGCTGTACCACACACAATAGTGATATCCTCCAATGTTATGACCAAGAACCCAATTCTTGCAAAGGATTTGGACAATGCCTCCTACAAATTGGTACTTTAGAATGA
- a CDS encoding LTA synthase family protein translates to MKKLFSKLPFYIRFHLLLASLGIVFLTIYRVCFFAMYSYRIHDKSIWILLKAFLKGARFDISVLCVLLGVSLLYSSLHFLNRNRIYRAVWRTFPVILIILLLFLLIADLIYYENGNKHLGYEAFAYLGFEMLPLVGSAFSQNPFLFLLGLFVIGGISFGIYKIQSKFPYSHVNLHYKWAGLQFLVVLALLVLGIRGGIQTSPLRTSDAIITKETIINDLVLNPGFTVITDLKMTKVDDRHFMKLSDASAIVQKEVTYPGATFVSEEYPLLRKTTLTTNKPLPHIVVIVLEGWTGKFIDIIGTGKVEGKVVTPYFNQLIRQGMFFKNFFASGGRTTNGLMALMGGIPDRPGLTAVRTPQILNRFSGLGNIAKTIGYETLFVTGTDLSFNNKGSIMYHWGFDTLVGKNELEKVPEYKTGPWSYLDEASLDAMHKKLLLVKSEKPIVSVIHTGTTHYPYKVPEEKYRLFESTTQDSEYLNVLHYADSALNEYMEKAKKAPYFKDTIFFFVSDHSHHRFLNYYEDRNVPLLIYAPGKIKPELREDFTSQLDLIPTILGFMEREVYFSVMGRDLRKVKGQSAYFAYGNIFGWIEDDFLYYQSVSGGQGETKTIKPPFVDVGLCYKDINLCKKHGDKTKAFLNLGDELLKSNHLFPSESVLKEIKSNTKY, encoded by the coding sequence ATGAAAAAACTATTTTCTAAATTACCGTTTTACATCCGGTTTCATTTACTTTTGGCAAGCCTTGGAATTGTATTTCTTACTATTTACCGAGTCTGCTTTTTTGCCATGTATTCCTACCGAATTCATGACAAATCAATTTGGATCCTCTTAAAAGCATTTTTAAAAGGGGCCAGATTTGATATCTCCGTATTATGTGTGTTACTTGGTGTGAGTTTGTTGTATTCTTCATTACACTTTCTCAATCGTAACCGTATTTACCGAGCTGTCTGGAGAACCTTTCCTGTCATATTGATTATCCTACTTCTTTTCCTGCTCATCGCTGACTTGATTTATTATGAGAACGGAAACAAACATTTAGGATATGAAGCCTTTGCTTATCTTGGGTTTGAGATGTTGCCTCTTGTGGGTTCTGCCTTTTCCCAAAATCCTTTTCTGTTTTTACTTGGGCTTTTTGTGATCGGAGGGATTAGTTTTGGAATTTATAAAATCCAATCTAAGTTTCCTTATTCTCATGTAAATTTGCACTACAAATGGGCTGGATTACAATTCCTTGTGGTTTTGGCCCTTTTGGTTCTTGGAATCCGTGGAGGAATCCAGACAAGCCCCCTTCGCACCAGCGACGCCATCATCACGAAAGAAACCATCATCAATGACTTAGTTCTGAACCCCGGCTTTACTGTGATTACCGACTTAAAGATGACCAAGGTGGATGACCGTCACTTTATGAAGTTAAGTGATGCAAGCGCCATCGTACAAAAAGAAGTGACCTATCCAGGTGCCACTTTTGTGAGCGAAGAATACCCACTCCTTCGTAAAACCACTCTCACTACAAACAAACCCCTACCTCATATCGTTGTGATTGTGTTAGAGGGTTGGACTGGAAAATTCATCGATATCATTGGAACAGGTAAGGTCGAAGGAAAAGTAGTCACACCATATTTCAACCAACTCATACGCCAAGGGATGTTCTTTAAGAACTTTTTTGCGAGTGGGGGACGTACCACCAATGGACTTATGGCTCTTATGGGTGGTATTCCTGATCGGCCAGGCCTAACAGCAGTTCGTACACCACAAATTCTCAATCGTTTTTCAGGACTTGGGAATATTGCAAAAACCATTGGATATGAAACTCTTTTTGTCACAGGAACCGATCTTAGTTTTAATAATAAGGGAAGTATCATGTACCATTGGGGTTTTGATACTCTTGTCGGAAAAAATGAGTTAGAAAAAGTTCCTGAATACAAAACAGGACCTTGGAGTTATTTGGATGAAGCTTCCCTCGATGCCATGCATAAAAAACTCCTTCTTGTGAAATCAGAAAAACCAATTGTTTCTGTCATTCATACAGGAACCACTCACTATCCTTACAAAGTGCCAGAGGAAAAGTATCGTTTGTTTGAATCAACTACTCAGGACAGCGAATACTTAAATGTTCTCCATTATGCGGATTCTGCCCTGAATGAATATATGGAAAAAGCTAAAAAGGCTCCTTACTTTAAAGACACCATTTTCTTTTTTGTCTCTGACCATAGCCACCACCGATTTCTCAATTATTATGAAGATCGTAATGTTCCTCTCCTAATTTATGCTCCCGGAAAAATCAAACCGGAACTTCGTGAAGATTTTACATCTCAACTCGATTTAATCCCGACCATTCTCGGATTTATGGAAAGGGAAGTTTACTTTAGTGTGATGGGTCGGGACCTAAGGAAAGTGAAGGGACAGTCAGCTTATTTTGCTTACGGGAATATCTTTGGGTGGATTGAAGATGACTTTTTGTATTACCAATCGGTATCTGGCGGGCAAGGCGAAACAAAAACCATCAAACCACCGTTTGTGGACGTTGGACTTTGTTACAAGGATATTAACCTATGTAAAAAACATGGAGATAAAACCAAAGCTTTCCTAAATTTAGGAGACGAACTCCTGAAGTCGAACCATTTGTTCCCTTCGGAGTCCGTTCTAAAAGAGATTAAATCTAATACCAAGTATTAG
- a CDS encoding ArnT family glycosyltransferase produces MKETLNPSERIFYRILLLIASLPVLFTLPLDVIDIDSSQYAGISRELVLSGDFFTLFDNGRRYLDKPILTFWTIATSFSLFGINNIAFRIPAILLSLLSVFSIYRITILTGGKERQGYLASFAYLLAPGFYAMIVDPKIDVYLTAYLVFTYHFYYLGRKKNPNFFYLMYLMMSMGFITKGPISVVIPALSIGGDILFRRDWKLLLSMRVPTGILVLASLPAFWCVLLYKSFNSYGPSFFLWIQSFGRFYKEMYDVKFDPFYFYKSFSWAFFSGVVPMIIYIAFRTYNYIKSLGWKEILRKIRANEYKEIDFVIPFWVFLFLFLISFSRFPLPQYTYWVLPGAALYFGKIAEESLFRSTVERLRPSFLIAGLVYLVGYFLIPIFVADVGIVYYVFGAIGILFIMLSAQLIPLEVLVTLVGATLFFSAISIQFYPLLTSYQPAKEFGAKIKELEPNEPVVYTFWLSNSKRSYGFYAERNFRNVYDRDKLDKLWSEKPERLLILPSEKLGQLQELAGPGYSIVPVLERESFKVATPTIGFLKKETRNLVTKKISLVWLKKIQGKSSKNSKV; encoded by the coding sequence ATGAAAGAAACACTGAACCCCTCTGAAAGAATTTTTTATCGAATTCTATTACTGATCGCATCCCTCCCTGTTTTATTTACTCTTCCTTTGGATGTGATCGATATTGATAGTTCTCAGTATGCAGGGATAAGCCGCGAACTCGTGTTGTCTGGTGATTTTTTTACTTTGTTCGATAATGGAAGGCGTTATTTAGACAAACCCATTTTAACTTTTTGGACGATTGCCACATCCTTTTCTTTATTTGGGATTAACAATATTGCATTTCGGATTCCTGCTATTCTACTCAGTTTACTTTCTGTTTTTTCGATCTACCGAATCACCATTCTAACTGGTGGAAAAGAAAGACAAGGTTATTTGGCATCTTTTGCATATCTACTTGCTCCTGGTTTTTATGCCATGATCGTAGATCCCAAAATCGATGTGTATCTCACTGCATATTTGGTTTTTACTTATCATTTTTATTACTTAGGAAGAAAGAAAAATCCAAACTTCTTTTACTTAATGTATCTGATGATGTCTATGGGATTTATTACCAAGGGTCCTATCTCTGTTGTGATCCCAGCATTGTCCATTGGTGGGGATATTCTTTTTCGCAGGGATTGGAAGTTGTTATTATCGATGAGAGTCCCTACAGGGATTTTGGTTCTAGCCTCCCTTCCTGCCTTCTGGTGTGTTTTACTCTATAAAAGTTTTAACTCTTATGGCCCATCCTTCTTTTTGTGGATTCAATCCTTCGGTCGTTTTTACAAAGAGATGTACGATGTAAAATTTGATCCGTTCTACTTTTATAAATCCTTTTCTTGGGCTTTCTTTAGTGGGGTGGTGCCGATGATTATCTACATCGCATTTCGCACTTACAACTATATCAAGTCTTTGGGATGGAAGGAAATCCTTCGCAAAATCCGCGCTAACGAATACAAAGAAATCGACTTCGTGATTCCGTTTTGGGTATTTCTATTTTTATTCTTAATTTCTTTTTCAAGATTTCCTCTCCCGCAGTACACCTATTGGGTTTTGCCTGGAGCAGCCTTATATTTCGGGAAGATTGCCGAAGAAAGTTTGTTTCGTTCTACTGTAGAACGTTTGCGTCCGTCTTTCCTTATCGCTGGTCTTGTGTATTTGGTGGGATACTTTCTTATCCCTATCTTTGTAGCCGATGTTGGAATTGTTTATTATGTATTTGGTGCGATCGGAATTCTATTTATCATGTTATCGGCCCAACTCATTCCACTGGAAGTTCTTGTCACTTTAGTGGGTGCCACTCTCTTCTTTAGTGCGATAAGCATTCAATTTTATCCACTACTCACTAGTTACCAGCCTGCTAAAGAATTTGGCGCCAAAATCAAAGAACTAGAACCAAACGAACCAGTTGTTTATACCTTTTGGTTGTCCAATTCCAAACGGTCTTACGGTTTTTATGCAGAAAGAAATTTTAGAAACGTATATGATCGGGATAAATTAGACAAACTTTGGTCAGAAAAGCCGGAGAGGCTTCTCATCCTACCTTCCGAAAAACTTGGTCAATTACAGGAACTGGCAGGGCCTGGATACAGCATTGTGCCGGTTTTGGAACGTGAATCCTTCAAAGTGGCCACACCCACCATCGGTTTCTTGAAAAAAGAGACAAGAAACCTCGTCACAAAGAAAATTTCTTTGGTTTGGCTAAAAAAAATTCAGGGGAAATCTTCTAAAAATTCGAAAGTATAA
- a CDS encoding sterol desaturase family protein, producing the protein MNSDAFMEYAFIVMVALIGIEIFVSYIKGKKYYRLNVLIADVSTGVIFALIGVVILLGALYVYDKVEKNFSLSALGFHFFPLESPFRFSPSFSVNWQALGAWSFAVVFADFVYYWFHRHCHEINLFWATHVTHHSTQEMNLSVAFRGNGLQRIFEYTYFLSMALLGIPWPMFLLSHRILKVYQFVVHTRFIGKLGFFEQFMVTPSNHRVHHGIQPKYIDRNHGGIFIIWDRMFGSFEWEAEEPIYGLTKPVNSFNPITVNLHVFKDMFFQVLECKSFGDVFKTIFGPPGWKPTYLITNADVAPEPNKVVKYDPKPPMGVMVYVALQAAVLMGVGLVIWKVAKINLEKDMVTLGILSVVIIFSLFSIDRTMEMKRWSRRTEVVRNVLFILAFVGALVYSNIPKIEIFAIPLIGLSFVSLVWIILKRKTFFDLSNISNTWY; encoded by the coding sequence ATGAATAGCGACGCCTTTATGGAATATGCCTTTATCGTCATGGTCGCGCTGATAGGAATCGAGATATTTGTTTCCTACATCAAAGGAAAAAAATATTACCGATTGAACGTTCTCATTGCTGACGTGAGTACAGGTGTGATCTTTGCTTTGATTGGGGTGGTTATCCTACTCGGAGCACTCTATGTCTATGACAAAGTAGAGAAGAATTTTTCACTCTCTGCATTAGGTTTCCATTTTTTTCCACTGGAAAGCCCGTTTCGTTTTTCGCCTAGTTTTTCAGTTAACTGGCAGGCTCTTGGAGCTTGGAGTTTTGCGGTTGTTTTTGCTGATTTTGTCTATTACTGGTTTCATAGACATTGTCATGAAATCAATTTGTTTTGGGCCACTCATGTCACGCACCACTCCACACAAGAAATGAATTTATCCGTTGCCTTTCGTGGGAATGGATTACAAAGAATATTCGAATATACTTACTTTCTATCCATGGCACTCCTTGGAATTCCTTGGCCTATGTTTTTACTCAGTCACAGAATTTTAAAAGTATACCAATTTGTGGTCCACACTCGTTTTATCGGAAAATTAGGATTTTTTGAACAGTTTATGGTAACTCCCTCAAACCACCGAGTCCACCATGGAATCCAACCCAAATACATTGACCGTAACCATGGAGGAATTTTTATCATTTGGGATCGTATGTTTGGATCCTTTGAATGGGAAGCAGAAGAACCCATTTACGGTTTGACTAAACCCGTGAACTCATTCAACCCGATCACGGTAAACCTACATGTATTCAAAGATATGTTCTTCCAAGTATTAGAATGTAAATCGTTTGGTGATGTGTTTAAAACAATTTTTGGACCTCCCGGTTGGAAACCCACTTACCTCATCACAAATGCTGATGTGGCTCCCGAGCCAAACAAGGTGGTCAAGTATGATCCAAAACCTCCAATGGGTGTGATGGTTTATGTAGCTCTCCAAGCAGCCGTACTAATGGGAGTGGGTCTTGTGATTTGGAAGGTAGCAAAAATCAATTTGGAAAAAGATATGGTGACCCTAGGAATCTTATCTGTTGTAATTATCTTTAGTTTGTTCTCCATAGATAGGACTATGGAGATGAAACGATGGTCGAGAAGAACGGAAGTGGTTCGGAATGTCCTTTTTATTTTAGCTTTTGTGGGTGCCCTTGTGTATTCCAATATTCCAAAAATTGAAATCTTTGCGATTCCACTCATTGGCCTCTCGTTTGTATCCTTAGTATGGATCATCCTCAAACGAAAGACCTTCTTTGATTTGAGTAATATTTCTAATACTTGGTATTAG
- a CDS encoding peroxiredoxin has translation MPQVTSHAPDFKATAVIGDSFKEIKLSDYKGKWVVLFFYPLDFTFVCPTEIIEYDAKLEDFKKIGAEVLGVSVDSEFSHLAWKKTARKEGGIGEIKYPLIADKTKEIAKSFGVLIESGPDAGVALRGTFIIDPAGIIRQATVNDLPVGRNIEEAVRLIKAFQFVEKHGEVCPANWDEGKKTMKADPTGSKAYFASVN, from the coding sequence ATGCCACAAGTGACATCACATGCCCCTGATTTTAAAGCAACCGCTGTGATCGGGGACAGTTTCAAAGAAATCAAATTGTCCGATTACAAAGGAAAATGGGTGGTTCTATTTTTCTATCCACTCGATTTTACATTTGTTTGTCCGACAGAAATTATTGAATACGATGCGAAACTCGAAGACTTTAAAAAGATCGGAGCAGAAGTTTTGGGAGTTTCAGTTGATAGCGAATTTTCACACTTAGCTTGGAAAAAAACAGCCCGAAAAGAAGGTGGTATTGGTGAGATCAAATACCCACTCATCGCTGACAAAACAAAAGAAATCGCAAAGTCCTTTGGAGTTCTTATCGAGTCAGGCCCTGATGCTGGTGTTGCGCTTCGCGGAACCTTTATCATTGATCCTGCGGGTATCATTCGCCAAGCAACTGTTAACGACCTACCTGTAGGACGTAACATTGAAGAAGCAGTTCGTCTCATCAAAGCTTTCCAATTTGTGGAAAAACACGGTGAAGTATGTCCTGCAAACTGGGACGAAGGAAAGAAAACGATGAAAGCAGATCCTACTGGATCCAAAGCTTACTTCGCTTCTGTGAATTAA
- the rlmN gene encoding 23S rRNA (adenine(2503)-C(2))-methyltransferase RlmN produces MKEEIPVLKGKTKKELEELCVSLGLEKYRAAQIYTGIYKSRYTNLDQFTTLSKEAREKLKQHTSYPEIELGRDLASKEDGTRKFTFYVGENKEIEAVWIPSGDGGRKTICISSQIGCTLNCKFCATGLLEYKGNLHTWQILDQILQVERLVGDRATNIVFMGMGEPMHNYFSVMKAAHILRDQEGFGLGALRITISTAGVTTGIHRFIENKEPFNFAISLNHPNPNSRSSIMDVNDKHPLDKLVESAKRFTKELDRAITFEYVMIPDVNMGRDNAERLAKIARSVNKCKINVIPLNTDFTGWRRPTDDEVKDFVMHLKAKTTAPILNRRSPGRDINGACGMLALKGIRSETR; encoded by the coding sequence ATGAAAGAGGAAATACCGGTTCTCAAAGGGAAAACCAAAAAAGAACTAGAAGAGCTATGTGTTTCCTTAGGTCTGGAAAAATACCGAGCAGCACAAATTTATACAGGGATCTATAAGAGCCGTTATACGAACTTAGACCAGTTCACCACCCTGTCCAAAGAAGCCCGAGAAAAATTAAAACAACATACCTCTTATCCCGAAATTGAACTCGGAAGGGACCTTGCATCCAAAGAAGACGGCACTCGCAAATTCACTTTTTATGTAGGTGAAAACAAAGAGATTGAGGCTGTCTGGATTCCCTCAGGCGATGGCGGGCGAAAAACCATCTGTATTTCTTCTCAAATTGGATGTACTCTCAATTGTAAATTCTGCGCCACCGGCCTTTTGGAATACAAGGGCAACCTTCACACTTGGCAAATCCTGGACCAAATCTTACAAGTGGAACGTCTTGTCGGAGACCGTGCTACCAATATTGTTTTTATGGGAATGGGGGAACCCATGCATAATTACTTTTCTGTGATGAAGGCAGCCCATATCCTTCGTGACCAGGAAGGTTTTGGTCTTGGGGCACTTCGAATCACAATCTCTACTGCCGGTGTGACAACGGGAATCCATCGATTTATCGAAAACAAAGAACCATTCAATTTTGCAATTTCTCTCAACCACCCCAACCCTAATTCCCGTTCCTCGATTATGGATGTAAACGATAAACATCCGTTAGATAAACTTGTTGAATCTGCAAAAAGATTCACAAAGGAACTAGACCGCGCCATTACTTTTGAATATGTAATGATCCCCGATGTAAACATGGGTCGCGACAATGCGGAGCGTCTTGCAAAGATTGCACGTTCAGTCAATAAGTGTAAAATCAATGTGATTCCACTGAATACCGATTTTACCGGATGGCGTAGACCTACAGACGATGAAGTAAAAGATTTTGTCATGCATCTCAAAGCTAAAACAACAGCTCCCATTCTCAACCGGAGGAGTCCTGGTCGGGACATCAACGGTGCTTGCGGAATGTTAGCTCTAAAAGGAATTCGAAGTGAAACACGGTAA
- a CDS encoding PQQ-dependent sugar dehydrogenase: protein MKIQTFVLFSILSMTLSCDDLIRSVLKNYNKTYETDGQVLGAKPLFIGADANRKQVTISLQEVVKVKEPTDIQFPPGDSPFLFALEKAGNMILFHREKKTSRVLATFPVITDSEEGLLGLTFHPQFPKQPKLYTNYVKAIGNKDVTIVSEWVVENPTNFEGMKLASERVLLQVEQPYPNHNGGQLAFGLDGYLYIGLGDGGWRADPKNHGQNPNTLLGSILRISVTPDTQSKKPYSIPSDNPFVGKAGYAPETFAYGIRNPWRMSFSPDGRLLVADVGQDAYEEVDIILSGKNYGWNQTEGFHCFTDGCNTALYQPPFYEYGRDEGQSITGGYVYTGSAIPDLKGMYVFGDFIQGKIWAIPVPKPGENSKVTETITLGKWNLLIPTFGRDNDGEIFVADYQTGTIYKMVKP from the coding sequence ATGAAAATCCAAACCTTTGTCTTATTTTCCATTCTGTCCATGACTCTTTCTTGTGATGATTTAATTCGCAGTGTCCTAAAGAATTACAACAAAACCTATGAAACTGATGGGCAAGTCCTCGGAGCGAAACCTCTTTTTATTGGTGCTGATGCTAACCGGAAACAGGTCACCATCTCTTTGCAAGAAGTGGTGAAAGTAAAGGAACCAACAGACATCCAGTTTCCACCAGGAGACTCTCCCTTTTTATTCGCTTTGGAGAAAGCAGGGAATATGATTCTTTTCCATCGGGAAAAAAAGACAAGTCGTGTCCTTGCCACATTCCCAGTCATCACAGACAGTGAAGAAGGTTTACTTGGTCTCACTTTTCATCCTCAATTTCCGAAACAACCAAAGTTATATACCAATTATGTTAAAGCGATAGGCAACAAAGATGTGACCATTGTTTCTGAATGGGTGGTAGAAAACCCTACTAACTTTGAGGGAATGAAACTTGCAAGCGAACGGGTGTTACTGCAAGTGGAACAACCTTATCCGAACCACAACGGCGGGCAATTAGCCTTTGGTCTGGATGGGTATTTATACATTGGGTTAGGAGACGGGGGTTGGAGAGCCGATCCAAAAAACCACGGTCAAAACCCAAACACCTTACTTGGATCCATTTTAAGAATCAGTGTGACTCCAGACACCCAGTCAAAAAAACCATATTCCATTCCTTCAGACAATCCCTTTGTGGGAAAAGCAGGTTATGCACCGGAAACTTTTGCTTATGGGATTCGTAACCCTTGGCGCATGAGTTTTTCACCTGACGGACGTTTGCTTGTAGCAGATGTAGGCCAAGATGCTTATGAAGAAGTGGATATCATTCTTTCTGGAAAAAACTATGGTTGGAACCAAACAGAGGGATTCCATTGTTTTACTGACGGCTGTAATACGGCTCTTTACCAACCTCCTTTTTATGAATATGGTAGAGACGAAGGCCAATCTATCACTGGTGGATATGTGTATACTGGATCAGCCATTCCTGATTTGAAAGGAATGTATGTGTTTGGCGATTTTATCCAAGGAAAAATTTGGGCGATCCCGGTTCCCAAACCAGGGGAGAACTCAAAAGTTACAGAAACCATAACTCTTGGAAAATGGAACTTACTCATTCCAACATTTGGACGGGACAATGATGGGGAAATCTTTGTGGCCGACTACCAAACGGGAACCATTTACAAAATGGTAAAACCGTAA